The following are from one region of the Vitis riparia cultivar Riparia Gloire de Montpellier isolate 1030 chromosome 14, EGFV_Vit.rip_1.0, whole genome shotgun sequence genome:
- the LOC117930889 gene encoding disease resistance protein SUMM2-like isoform X5 has protein sequence MMARKQKKSIREQLILVFFFSSGTVKACPTARNEVPQSVTISFPKQAKRERQKQSAVAEMTDIVISIAAKVGEYLVSPIERQLRYLFCYRSYTDDLNNKVQELGHVRDDIQRTVDAETNRAGYEIRPIVQDWLNRVAGITGEAEELMNDENRSCFNGWCPNFKSRYLLGRKAEEKAQEIVQIKIEGNFPHGVSDLVPIRNLTFKNYEPFDSRASILKKIMDAIGDDEIKMVGVRGMGGVGKTTLVKQVAEQAKQRNLFTTEVYIDVSWTRDLEKPQQGIAKIQQKIAEMLGLKFMREDESTRAVELNHRLKKEKILIILDDIWKEIDLEEVGIPCKDDPTECKVVLTSRDLQLIRQYMDEETCFLIQQLPPEEAWSLFNKTSGGSLEKNLELGPIATDVVEECEGLPIAIVTIAKALKGKNVAVWKNALNELSTSAPKNIQGVEKKVYSCLELSYNHLESDEVKSLFLLCGLLGNGNVSLDDLLKYGMGLDLFDNIDSLEQARDRVVALVKILKDSSLLLDPFEDGHYSFEDDRSLFFAEEDNGFVRMHDVVRDVCKAIGSKDHGFVVKEAVGLQGWQQRVHELGNCTRISLNCRDIRVLPGGLVCPKLQFFLVNSDQHLLKIPDAFFKEMKELLKIPDASFKEMKELRVLRLLGIWDPLKSSSLHLLSNLRTLCLHRCWISGGIEILGELKKLQILSFVGCNYIVLPKEMSQLTDLRMLTFRGTEILDPENVISSLSQLQHLCIRSRRVDNDFFRCELKHLSCLRALELRMPFSSLLLDDVSLKNLTRYDISIGPKSPSIVYDGRRRTSRRTSRRLILNVVDAQHLVRCFSRLLKTVEVLSLKDLNDTKHFFNELDCDGFPKLKYLSISLSGAMQDIINTMDDEWVDPPHSAFPRLEDLRLRDLEQLQAVWRGPIRISWFTKLRVLFIRLCRSLKYIIWLPTTQARESVLVFPQLGTLRLEGMPNLINFYSTGASGSQEPCSSFFNQVALPRLESLHLKLSLDNVRTMWDSQDSVDCFQNLNSLRISGLTSLKYLFPASVVKGLTQLKDLSISFCGVEEIVANENGVEPVPMFEFPSLTSLQLWGLGQLKRFYREKYTLSCPLLENLDVVDCDKVELLFQEKCLEEELDEQPLFLIEKSIFPNVEELMLSFTGPMEIWRGQFSRDSFGKLRVLEIKMCEGIPVAIPCSKLPVLQNLEQLNVQDCDSVEEVIQEEGLAGETIPRLTKICLVRLPSLMHLSGLQPILQNLHSLKVDFCGNLMNLVSPSMAKRLVQLKVLYITYCSVMKEIVGADVSEATDDISFTNLEELELGNLVVLESFSSASNTFKFPSLEKVEIKQLPMLTHLYKIIPGLGQNLQKLRFLEVSGCGNLEILLTPAMAKALEQLVMLSVRDCETLKEIVENGGEATDDEIVNTKLQELELHNLPILKSFCSASYTFRFPSLLEMGMFGCPKMEFFCMGDLITPRLEEVYMNGLLLDLENDLNAAIQKVFMETVEDSQEEDAEEGDSEEQHPKVESSVEEDTEGENSEGGGSGSHEED, from the exons CAGTCAGTCACCATCAGTTTTCCCAAGCAAGCTAAAAGGGAGAGGCAAAAGCAGTCTGCCGTAGCTGAAATGACAGACATTGTTATTAGCATTGCTGCAAAAGTTGGAGAGTACTTGGTGTCTCCAATTGAACGCCAGCTAAGATATCTGTTTTGCTATCGGAGCTATACGGATGATCTCAACAACAAGGTTCAGGAGTTGGGGCATGTGAGGGATGACATTCAGAGAACTGTTGATGCCGAAACGAACCGAGCGGGGTATGAAATCAGACCTATTGTTCAAGATTGGCTGAATCGGGTAGCTGGAATTACAGGGGAGGCAGAGGAATTGATGAACGATGAAAACAGGAGCTGTTTCAATGGGTGGTGTCCTAATTTCAAGTCTAGGTACCTGCTAGGCAGGAAAGCAGAAGAGAAGGCGCAGGAAATTGTTCAAATCAAAATCGAAGGCAATTTCCCTCACGGAGTATCAGATCTTGTCCCTATCCGGAACTTaacctttaaaaattatgaaccTTTTGATTCGAGAGCAtcgattttgaaaaaaataatggatgCAATCGGAGATGATGAGATCAAGATGGTTGGAGTAAGGGGGATGGGCGGTGTGGGCAAAACCACACTGGTTAAACAAGTAGCCGAACAAGCTAAGCAAAGGAATCTGTTCACAACAGAAGTCTACATAGATGTATCCTGGACTCGAGACCTGGAAAAACCTCAACAAGGAATTGctaaaattcaacaaaaaattgcaGAGATGTTAGGCTTGAAATTTATGAGGGAGGATGAGTCCACAAGAGCAGTTGAACTGAATCACAGACTGAAGAAGGAGAAGATACTAATTATATTAGATGATATTTGGAAGGAGATTGATCTGGAGGAAGTTGGAATTCCTTGTAAAGATGATCCGACAGAATGCAAAGTAGTGTTGACGTCTAGAGATCTACAGCTAATAAGACAATACATGGACGAAGAAACATGTTTCCTAATTCAACAATTACCTCCGGAAGAAGCTTGGAGTTTATTTAACAAGACATCAGGTGGTTCCCTGGAGAAGAATCTGGAGCTGGGACCTATAGCCACCGATGTAGTTGAAGAATGCGAGGGTCTACCAATTGCAATTGTAACAATTGCAAAGGCACTAAAAGGTAAGAACGTGGCTGTATGGAAGAATGCCTTGAATGAATTGAGTACATCTGCACCAAAAAACATCCAaggagtggagaaaaaggtaTACTCATGTCTAGAGCTGAGCTACAACCATTTGGAAAGTGATGAAGTCAAGTCATTGTTCTTATTGTGTGGTTTGCTAGGCAATGGCAATGTTTCATTGGATGACTTGTTGAAATATGGCATGGGTTTGGATTTGTTTGATAACATTGATTCATTGGAGCAAGCAAGAGATAGAGTAGTTGCCCTAGTGAAAATCCTCAAAGACTCAAGCCTGTTGCTTGACCCATTTGAAGATGGGCACTACTCATTTGAAGATGATAGGAGTTTGTTTTTTGCGGAGGAAGATAACGGGTTTGTCAGAATGCATGATGTGGTTCGTGATGTTTGCAAAGCAATTGGATCGAAAGATCATGGATTTGTGGTGAAAGAAGCTGTTGGATTACAGGGATGGCAACAGAGGGTTCATGAGTTGGGAAATTGTACTCGTATCTCTTTGAACTGCAGAGATATCCGTGTGCTTCCAGGAGGATTGGTATGTCCCAAACTTCAATTCTTCTTGGTGAATAGTGACCAGCATCTTTTGAAAATCCCAGATGCTTTTTTCAAAGAGATGAAAGAACTTTTGAAAATCCCAGATGCTTCTTTCAAAGAGATGAAAGAACTCAGAGTTTTGAGGTTGTTGGGAATTTGGGATCCACTAAAGTCTTCATCACTTCACCTTCTCTCAAATCTCCGAACATTGTGTCTACATAGATGTTGGATTTCGGGAGGCATAGAAATACTTGGAGAACTGAAGAAACTACAAATTCTTAGTTTTGTAGGTTGTAACTATATAGTGCTTCCCAAAGAAATGAGTCAATTGACTGATCTAAGGATGTTGACTTTCCGCGGCACAGAAATTCTTGATCCAGAAAATGTGATATCAAGTCTATCTCAGTTACAGCATCTCTGTATTAGATCGAGGAGAGTCGATAATGATTTTTTCCGTTGTGAGTTGAAACACTTGTCTTGTTTGAGGGCTTTGGAATTAAGAATGCCATTTTCAAGTTTGCTTCTGGATGATGTATCCCTTAAGAACCTCACTAGATATGATATATCTATAGGCCCTAAATCTCCTTCCATTGTCTATGATGGTAGAAGGAGGACCTCACGCAGGACCTCACGCAGGTTGATACTCAATGTGGTCGATGCCCAACATCTGGTGAGGTGCTTCTCCAGGCTGTTAAAGACAGTTGAAGTTCTAAGTTTGAAGGACTTGAATGatacaaaacatttttttaatgagttagACTGCGACGGTTTTCCTAAACTCAAGTATCTGTCTATCTCTCTGAGTGGTGCGATGCAAGACATCATCAATACAATGGACGATGAATGGGTCGACCCACCACATAGTGCCTTTCCTCGCTTGGAGGACTTACGGCTTAGAGATCTCGAGCAATTGCAAGCAGTATGGCGTGGCCCAATTCGGATTAGTTGGTTTACCAAgttgagagttctgttcataAGGTTATGTAGGAGCTTGAAATATATCATATGGCTTCCTACAACACAAGCAAGGGAATCAGTACTAGTGTTTCCTCAACTGGGAACCTTGCGACTGGAAGGTATGCCAAATCTCATTAACTTCTACTCCACGGGAGCCAGTGGCAGCCAGGAGCCATGCAGCTCTTTTTTCAATCAG GTTGCACTCCCCAGGTTGGAGTCCTTACATTTGAAGTTAAGTTTGGATAATGTCAGAACAATGTGGGACAGCCAAGATTCTGTAGATTgctttcaaaatctaaattcattgagaataAGTGGTTTGACTTCCTTGAAATATCTTTTTCCAGCTTCAGTTGTGAAGGGTCTTACGCAACTTAAGGACCTAAGCATAAGCTTTTGTGGAGTGGAGGAAATTGTTGCAAATGAAAATGGAGTTGAACCAGTGCCTATGTTTGAATTTCCTAGTCTAACCTCTCTCCAGCTTTGGGGCTTAGGCCAGCTCAAAAGGTTCTATCGGGAGAAGTATACTTTGAGTTGTCCACTCTTGGAAAATTTGGATGTAGTGGATTGCGATAAAGTGGAGCTACTATTTCAAGAAAAATGTCTTGAAGAGGAACTTGATGAACAACCACTTTTCTTGATTGAAAAG AGCATATTTCCTAATGTGGAGGAATTGATGTTGAGTTTTACGGGCCCCATGGAGATATGGCGGGGCCAATTTTCAAGGGATTCATTTGGCAAACTAAGAGTTTTGGAGATAAAAATGTGTGAAGGGATTCCAGTTGCAATCCCCTGCAGTAAGCTACCAGTATTACAGAATCTGGAGCAACTCAACGTGCAAGATTGTGATTCAGTGGAAGAGGTAATCCAAGAGGAAGGACTTGCGGGTGAGACAATTCCACGGTTAACTAAAATATGCTTAGTCAGACTACCTAGTCTTATGCATCTATCTGGGTTACagccaattcttcaaaatcttcattcTCTAAAAGTAGATTTCTGTGGAAATTTGATGAATTTAGTATCACCCTCAATGGCTAAAAGACTAGTGCAACTCAAAGTGCTTTATATAACATACTGCTCCGTGATGAAAGAAATAGTAGGAGCTGATGTGAGTGAAGCAACAGATGATATTAGTTTCACCAATTTAGAGGAGCTAGAACTTGGGAATTTAGTTGTTCTGGAAAGCTTCTCCTCAGCAAGTAATACCTTCAAATTCCCATCCTTGGAAAAAGTAGAGATCAAGCAACTACCAATGCTTACACATCTATACAAGATAATCCCTGGCTTAGGTCAGAATCTTCAAAAGCTTCGTTTTCTAGAAGTGTCGGGCTGTGGGAACTTGGAAATTTTGTTAACACCGGCAATGGCTAAGGCACTGGAGCAACTTGTAATGCTTTCTGTGAGGGACTGTGAAACGTTGAAAGAAATAGTTGAAAATGGAGGTGAAGCAACGGATGATGAGATTGTTAACACGAAATTGCAAGAGCTAGAACTTCATAA
- the LOC117930889 gene encoding probable disease resistance protein At4g27220 isoform X4: MMARKQKKSIREQLILVFFFSSGTVKACPTARNEVPQSVTISFPKQAKRERQKQSAVAEMTDIVISIAAKVGEYLVSPIERQLRYLFCYRSYTDDLNNKVQELGHVRDDIQRTVDAETNRAGYEIRPIVQDWLNRVAGITGEAEELMNDENRSCFNGWCPNFKSRYLLGRKAEEKAQEIVQIKIEGNFPHGVSDLVPIRNLTFKNYEPFDSRASILKKIMDAIGDDEIKMVGVRGMGGVGKTTLVKQVAEQAKQRNLFTTEVYIDVSWTRDLEKPQQGIAKIQQKIAEMLGLKFMREDESTRAVELNHRLKKEKILIILDDIWKEIDLEEVGIPCKDDPTECKVVLTSRDLQLIRQYMDEETCFLIQQLPPEEAWSLFNKTSGGSLEKNLELGPIATDVVEECEGLPIAIVTIAKALKGKNVAVWKNALNELSTSAPKNIQGVEKKVYSCLELSYNHLESDEVKSLFLLCGLLGNGNVSLDDLLKYGMGLDLFDNIDSLEQARDRVVALVKILKDSSLLLDPFEDGHYSFEDDRSLFFAEEDNGFVRMHDVVRDVCKAIGSKDHGFVVKEAVGLQGWQQRVHELGNCTRISLNCRDIRVLPGGLVCPKLQFFLVNSDQHLLKIPDAFFKEMKELLKIPDASFKEMKELRVLRLLGIWDPLKSSSLHLLSNLRTLCLHRCWISGGIEILGELKKLQILSFVGCNYIVLPKEMSQLTDLRMLTFRGTEILDPENVISSLSQLQHLCIRSRRVDNDFFRCELKHLSCLRALELRMPFSSLLLDDVSLKNLTRYDISIGPKSPSIVYDGRRRTSRRTSRRLILNVVDAQHLVRCFSRLLKTVEVLSLKDLNDTKHFFNELDCDGFPKLKYLSISLSGAMQDIINTMDDEWVDPPHSAFPRLEDLRLRDLEQLQAVWRGPIRISWFTKLRVLFIRLCRSLKYIIWLPTTQARESVLVFPQLGTLRLEGMPNLINFYSTGASGSQEPCSSFFNQVALPRLESLHLKLSLDNVRTMWDSQDSVDCFQNLNSLRISGLTSLKYLFPASVVKGLTQLKDLSISFCGVEEIVANENGVEPVPMFEFPSLTSLQLWGLGQLKRFYREKYTLSCPLLENLDVVDCDKVELLFQEKCLEEELDEQPLFLIEKVALPRLESLHLKLSLDNVRTMWDSQDPVGCFQNLNSLRISGLTSLKYLFPASVVKGLKQLKDLSISFCGVEEIVANENGVEAVPMFEFPSLTSLELFGLGQLKRFYREKYTLSCPLLKKLYVGRCDKVELLFQEKCLEGELDEQPLFLIEKSIFPNVEELMLSFTGPMEIWRGQFSRDSFGKLRVLEIKMCEGIPVAIPCSKLPVLQNLEQLNVQDCDSVEEVIQEEGLAGETIPRLTKICLVRLPSLMHLSGLQPILQNLHSLKVDFCGNLMNLVSPSMAKRLVQLKVLYITYCSVMKEIVGADVSEATDDISFTNLEELELGNLVVLESFSSASNTFKFPSLEKVEIKQLPMLTHLYKIIPGLGQNLQKLRFLEVSGCGNLEILLTPAMAKALEQLVMLSVRDCETLKEIVENGGEATDDEIVNTKLQELELHNLPILKSFCSASYTFRFPSLLEMGMFGCPKMEFFCMGDLITPRLEEVYMNGLLLDLENDLNAAIQKVFMETEEDAEEGDSEEQHPKVESSVEEDTEGENSEGGGSGSHEED; the protein is encoded by the exons CAGTCAGTCACCATCAGTTTTCCCAAGCAAGCTAAAAGGGAGAGGCAAAAGCAGTCTGCCGTAGCTGAAATGACAGACATTGTTATTAGCATTGCTGCAAAAGTTGGAGAGTACTTGGTGTCTCCAATTGAACGCCAGCTAAGATATCTGTTTTGCTATCGGAGCTATACGGATGATCTCAACAACAAGGTTCAGGAGTTGGGGCATGTGAGGGATGACATTCAGAGAACTGTTGATGCCGAAACGAACCGAGCGGGGTATGAAATCAGACCTATTGTTCAAGATTGGCTGAATCGGGTAGCTGGAATTACAGGGGAGGCAGAGGAATTGATGAACGATGAAAACAGGAGCTGTTTCAATGGGTGGTGTCCTAATTTCAAGTCTAGGTACCTGCTAGGCAGGAAAGCAGAAGAGAAGGCGCAGGAAATTGTTCAAATCAAAATCGAAGGCAATTTCCCTCACGGAGTATCAGATCTTGTCCCTATCCGGAACTTaacctttaaaaattatgaaccTTTTGATTCGAGAGCAtcgattttgaaaaaaataatggatgCAATCGGAGATGATGAGATCAAGATGGTTGGAGTAAGGGGGATGGGCGGTGTGGGCAAAACCACACTGGTTAAACAAGTAGCCGAACAAGCTAAGCAAAGGAATCTGTTCACAACAGAAGTCTACATAGATGTATCCTGGACTCGAGACCTGGAAAAACCTCAACAAGGAATTGctaaaattcaacaaaaaattgcaGAGATGTTAGGCTTGAAATTTATGAGGGAGGATGAGTCCACAAGAGCAGTTGAACTGAATCACAGACTGAAGAAGGAGAAGATACTAATTATATTAGATGATATTTGGAAGGAGATTGATCTGGAGGAAGTTGGAATTCCTTGTAAAGATGATCCGACAGAATGCAAAGTAGTGTTGACGTCTAGAGATCTACAGCTAATAAGACAATACATGGACGAAGAAACATGTTTCCTAATTCAACAATTACCTCCGGAAGAAGCTTGGAGTTTATTTAACAAGACATCAGGTGGTTCCCTGGAGAAGAATCTGGAGCTGGGACCTATAGCCACCGATGTAGTTGAAGAATGCGAGGGTCTACCAATTGCAATTGTAACAATTGCAAAGGCACTAAAAGGTAAGAACGTGGCTGTATGGAAGAATGCCTTGAATGAATTGAGTACATCTGCACCAAAAAACATCCAaggagtggagaaaaaggtaTACTCATGTCTAGAGCTGAGCTACAACCATTTGGAAAGTGATGAAGTCAAGTCATTGTTCTTATTGTGTGGTTTGCTAGGCAATGGCAATGTTTCATTGGATGACTTGTTGAAATATGGCATGGGTTTGGATTTGTTTGATAACATTGATTCATTGGAGCAAGCAAGAGATAGAGTAGTTGCCCTAGTGAAAATCCTCAAAGACTCAAGCCTGTTGCTTGACCCATTTGAAGATGGGCACTACTCATTTGAAGATGATAGGAGTTTGTTTTTTGCGGAGGAAGATAACGGGTTTGTCAGAATGCATGATGTGGTTCGTGATGTTTGCAAAGCAATTGGATCGAAAGATCATGGATTTGTGGTGAAAGAAGCTGTTGGATTACAGGGATGGCAACAGAGGGTTCATGAGTTGGGAAATTGTACTCGTATCTCTTTGAACTGCAGAGATATCCGTGTGCTTCCAGGAGGATTGGTATGTCCCAAACTTCAATTCTTCTTGGTGAATAGTGACCAGCATCTTTTGAAAATCCCAGATGCTTTTTTCAAAGAGATGAAAGAACTTTTGAAAATCCCAGATGCTTCTTTCAAAGAGATGAAAGAACTCAGAGTTTTGAGGTTGTTGGGAATTTGGGATCCACTAAAGTCTTCATCACTTCACCTTCTCTCAAATCTCCGAACATTGTGTCTACATAGATGTTGGATTTCGGGAGGCATAGAAATACTTGGAGAACTGAAGAAACTACAAATTCTTAGTTTTGTAGGTTGTAACTATATAGTGCTTCCCAAAGAAATGAGTCAATTGACTGATCTAAGGATGTTGACTTTCCGCGGCACAGAAATTCTTGATCCAGAAAATGTGATATCAAGTCTATCTCAGTTACAGCATCTCTGTATTAGATCGAGGAGAGTCGATAATGATTTTTTCCGTTGTGAGTTGAAACACTTGTCTTGTTTGAGGGCTTTGGAATTAAGAATGCCATTTTCAAGTTTGCTTCTGGATGATGTATCCCTTAAGAACCTCACTAGATATGATATATCTATAGGCCCTAAATCTCCTTCCATTGTCTATGATGGTAGAAGGAGGACCTCACGCAGGACCTCACGCAGGTTGATACTCAATGTGGTCGATGCCCAACATCTGGTGAGGTGCTTCTCCAGGCTGTTAAAGACAGTTGAAGTTCTAAGTTTGAAGGACTTGAATGatacaaaacatttttttaatgagttagACTGCGACGGTTTTCCTAAACTCAAGTATCTGTCTATCTCTCTGAGTGGTGCGATGCAAGACATCATCAATACAATGGACGATGAATGGGTCGACCCACCACATAGTGCCTTTCCTCGCTTGGAGGACTTACGGCTTAGAGATCTCGAGCAATTGCAAGCAGTATGGCGTGGCCCAATTCGGATTAGTTGGTTTACCAAgttgagagttctgttcataAGGTTATGTAGGAGCTTGAAATATATCATATGGCTTCCTACAACACAAGCAAGGGAATCAGTACTAGTGTTTCCTCAACTGGGAACCTTGCGACTGGAAGGTATGCCAAATCTCATTAACTTCTACTCCACGGGAGCCAGTGGCAGCCAGGAGCCATGCAGCTCTTTTTTCAATCAG GTTGCACTCCCCAGGTTGGAGTCCTTACATTTGAAGTTAAGTTTGGATAATGTCAGAACAATGTGGGACAGCCAAGATTCTGTAGATTgctttcaaaatctaaattcattgagaataAGTGGTTTGACTTCCTTGAAATATCTTTTTCCAGCTTCAGTTGTGAAGGGTCTTACGCAACTTAAGGACCTAAGCATAAGCTTTTGTGGAGTGGAGGAAATTGTTGCAAATGAAAATGGAGTTGAACCAGTGCCTATGTTTGAATTTCCTAGTCTAACCTCTCTCCAGCTTTGGGGCTTAGGCCAGCTCAAAAGGTTCTATCGGGAGAAGTATACTTTGAGTTGTCCACTCTTGGAAAATTTGGATGTAGTGGATTGCGATAAAGTGGAGCTACTATTTCAAGAAAAATGTCTTGAAGAGGAACTTGATGAACAACCACTTTTCTTGATTGAAAAG GTTGCACTCCCCAGGTTGGAGTCCTTACATTTGAAGTTAAGTTTGGATAATGTCAGAACAATGTGGGACAGCCAAGATCCTGTAGGTTgctttcaaaatctaaattcattgagaataAGTGGTTTGACTTCCTTGAAATATCTTTTTCCAGCTTCAGTTGTGAAGGGTCTTAAGCAACTTAAGGACCTAAGCATAAGCTTTTGTGGAGTGGAGGAAATTGTTGCAAATGAAAATGGAGTTGAAGCAGTGCCTATGTTTGAATTCCCTAGTCTAACCTCTCTCGAGCTTTTCGGCTTAGGCCAGCTCAAAAGGTTCTATCGGGAGAAGTATACTTTGAGTTGTCCACTCTTGAAAAAATTGTATGTAGGGCGTTGTGATAAAGTGGAGCTACTATTTCAAGAAAAATGTCTTGAAGGGGAACTTGATGAACAACCACTTTTCTTGATCGAAAAG AGCATATTTCCTAATGTGGAGGAATTGATGTTGAGTTTTACGGGCCCCATGGAGATATGGCGGGGCCAATTTTCAAGGGATTCATTTGGCAAACTAAGAGTTTTGGAGATAAAAATGTGTGAAGGGATTCCAGTTGCAATCCCCTGCAGTAAGCTACCAGTATTACAGAATCTGGAGCAACTCAACGTGCAAGATTGTGATTCAGTGGAAGAGGTAATCCAAGAGGAAGGACTTGCGGGTGAGACAATTCCACGGTTAACTAAAATATGCTTAGTCAGACTACCTAGTCTTATGCATCTATCTGGGTTACagccaattcttcaaaatcttcattcTCTAAAAGTAGATTTCTGTGGAAATTTGATGAATTTAGTATCACCCTCAATGGCTAAAAGACTAGTGCAACTCAAAGTGCTTTATATAACATACTGCTCCGTGATGAAAGAAATAGTAGGAGCTGATGTGAGTGAAGCAACAGATGATATTAGTTTCACCAATTTAGAGGAGCTAGAACTTGGGAATTTAGTTGTTCTGGAAAGCTTCTCCTCAGCAAGTAATACCTTCAAATTCCCATCCTTGGAAAAAGTAGAGATCAAGCAACTACCAATGCTTACACATCTATACAAGATAATCCCTGGCTTAGGTCAGAATCTTCAAAAGCTTCGTTTTCTAGAAGTGTCGGGCTGTGGGAACTTGGAAATTTTGTTAACACCGGCAATGGCTAAGGCACTGGAGCAACTTGTAATGCTTTCTGTGAGGGACTGTGAAACGTTGAAAGAAATAGTTGAAAATGGAGGTGAAGCAACGGATGATGAGATTGTTAACACGAAATTGCAAGAGCTAGAACTTCATAA